One window of Neptuniibacter halophilus genomic DNA carries:
- a CDS encoding pseudouridine synthase translates to MTDLNIIYEDDHLIAINKPSGLLVHPSWLAPRGTPNLASMLKEYFEGGSPYTIHRLDRPTSGVILFGKNKEIARDLNLLFEQRDVAKTYLCMCRGYVPEAGCIDYPLLEQLDKIADKHASQDKEPQSAVSNYRCLAQVEIDMPVGRYEQSRYSLVEVRPETGRKHQIRRHMKHIFHPIAGDTKHGDNKHNKALRARYDLDRLMLMATELSFRHPATGETMHFTAPVDEYTQQLFSEFGWQGKYPL, encoded by the coding sequence ATGACAGATCTGAATATTATCTATGAGGACGATCATCTGATCGCCATCAATAAGCCTTCCGGTCTGCTGGTGCATCCGAGCTGGCTTGCGCCACGGGGTACACCCAACCTCGCTTCGATGCTTAAAGAATACTTCGAAGGGGGAAGCCCGTACACAATACATCGTCTCGACCGGCCTACATCAGGGGTTATTTTATTTGGTAAAAACAAAGAGATAGCCAGAGATCTTAACCTTTTGTTTGAGCAGCGGGATGTCGCCAAAACGTATCTCTGCATGTGCCGTGGCTATGTTCCTGAAGCGGGGTGTATCGATTACCCGTTGCTGGAACAACTGGATAAAATTGCGGATAAACATGCCAGTCAGGATAAAGAGCCACAGTCAGCGGTATCGAATTACCGTTGCCTTGCTCAGGTCGAGATCGACATGCCGGTTGGACGTTATGAGCAATCCCGTTACTCGCTGGTCGAGGTGCGGCCGGAGACCGGCAGAAAGCACCAGATTCGCCGGCATATGAAGCATATCTTTCATCCGATTGCCGGCGACACCAAGCATGGCGATAACAAACATAACAAGGCCCTGCGGGCGCGTTACGATCTGGACAGGCTGATGTTGATGGCGACCGAATTGTCTTTCAGGCATCCGGCTACGGGCGAAACGATGCATTTTACCGCTCCGGTTGATGAGTACACACAGCAGTTGTTTTCTGAATTTGGCTGGCAGGGAAAGTATCCGCTCTGA
- the tusD gene encoding sulfurtransferase complex subunit TusD, with protein sequence MKFSLIVQSSPCSQQAASTALRYARALLSEGHELFRVFFYADGTLIANSQIAPPQDETHLPAEWQTLAKEHKLDLVVCIAAAVKRGVLSDQEAQRYEKPAGNLAPRFELSGLGQLAEAIALSDRVVTFGG encoded by the coding sequence ATGAAATTTTCCTTAATTGTTCAGTCATCCCCCTGCAGCCAGCAGGCAGCTTCTACAGCCTTGCGTTATGCCAGAGCACTGCTCAGCGAAGGCCACGAGCTGTTTCGGGTTTTCTTCTATGCGGACGGCACCCTGATTGCTAACTCACAAATAGCACCACCACAGGATGAAACCCACCTTCCCGCAGAGTGGCAGACACTGGCCAAAGAACACAAGCTGGATCTGGTTGTCTGCATTGCTGCGGCGGTTAAGCGAGGCGTACTCAGTGATCAGGAAGCGCAACGTTATGAAAAGCCCGCTGGTAATCTGGCTCCCCGGTTTGAGCTCTCCGGTCTTGGACAACTGGCAGAAGCCATTGCGCTGTCTGACCGCGTTGTGACGTTTGGGGGCTGA
- a CDS encoding chemotaxis protein CheW: MGLESAAEHLKKLQSEHMIGQEANDAKRGNQEEVVYHQWATFKVDNELYGVDVIQVKEVLRYSEITPVPGADYFILGIINLRGNVVTVIDTRQMFGLSRHEPDDDTRIIVVEYNEQEVVGLVVDSVDEVINLPQQDIDRAPNATGEETAKRFVQGVCYYNNILIILLDLLKMLQSITPMEVSDEF, translated from the coding sequence ATGGGTCTAGAATCAGCTGCGGAACATCTGAAAAAACTGCAATCTGAACATATGATTGGTCAGGAGGCGAACGACGCCAAACGCGGCAATCAGGAAGAAGTGGTATACCACCAGTGGGCGACGTTTAAGGTAGACAACGAGCTCTACGGTGTCGATGTCATTCAGGTTAAAGAAGTCCTGCGCTACAGCGAAATTACACCGGTGCCCGGTGCGGACTATTTTATTCTCGGCATTATCAACCTGCGTGGTAACGTGGTTACGGTAATCGATACCCGGCAGATGTTTGGCCTGAGCCGCCATGAACCGGACGACGACACGCGCATCATCGTGGTTGAGTATAACGAACAGGAAGTGGTTGGGCTGGTAGTCGACAGCGTTGACGAAGTGATCAACCTGCCACAGCAGGATATCGATCGCGCACCCAACGCCACCGGCGAAGAGACGGCTAAGCGTTTTGTTCAGGGTGTTTGCTACTACAATAACATCCTGATTATCCTGCTTGATCTGCTGAAGATGCTGCAGAGCATCACCCCGATGGAAGTAAGTGACGAATTCTGA
- the mtnN gene encoding 5'-methylthioadenosine/S-adenosylhomocysteine nucleosidase, with product MSTEQTLADLLKQKSGDIRIGIIGAMDEEIELLKSSLQDREDHEIAGYHLFTGTLHGKDIVLLKSGIGKVNAAIGTTILLQVFKPDCIINTGSAGGFDPSLQVGDIVISSEVRHHDVDLTVFGYEYGQVPRQPAAFSPDPTLAEIAERCIARMEGMQTTRGLICTGDQFMNDPARTERKRKLFPQMKAVEMEAAAIAQTCTQFKTPFIVIRALSDIAGQESGISFDQFLVTAARHSAEMIIAMIAELAAN from the coding sequence ATGAGCACTGAACAGACCCTGGCGGATCTGCTGAAGCAGAAAAGCGGTGATATACGTATCGGCATTATCGGTGCGATGGATGAAGAGATTGAGCTGCTGAAGTCCTCTCTTCAGGATCGGGAAGACCATGAAATTGCGGGTTACCACCTGTTTACCGGTACCCTCCATGGTAAAGATATTGTTCTGCTCAAATCCGGCATTGGTAAAGTGAATGCAGCGATTGGCACAACCATTCTGCTGCAGGTCTTCAAGCCGGACTGCATTATCAATACGGGGTCTGCCGGCGGTTTTGATCCTTCACTTCAGGTGGGTGATATTGTTATCTCCTCGGAAGTGCGTCATCACGATGTTGATCTGACTGTTTTCGGTTATGAATATGGCCAGGTACCACGTCAGCCGGCTGCGTTTTCCCCGGACCCTACGCTGGCAGAGATTGCGGAACGCTGCATTGCCCGTATGGAAGGTATGCAGACCACACGCGGTCTGATCTGTACCGGCGATCAGTTTATGAATGATCCGGCGCGTACTGAGCGTAAACGTAAGCTGTTTCCGCAGATGAAAGCGGTTGAGATGGAAGCGGCGGCGATTGCTCAGACCTGTACCCAGTTTAAAACCCCGTTTATTGTGATTCGTGCACTGTCTGACATTGCCGGTCAGGAATCCGGTATCTCTTTTGATCAGTTCCTGGTCACCGCTGCTAGACATTCGGCTGAAATGATCATAGCGATGATTGCCGAGTTAGCAGCCAACTGA
- a CDS encoding NAD(P)-dependent oxidoreductase produces MKVAFIGLGVMGYPMAGHLSKAGHEVKVYNRTATKAEAWVDDYKGSYALTPAAAAEGAEIVFTCVGNDDDLREVTCTEQGVLAGMQAGSILVDHTTASAEIARELAERAAEQGVGFLDAPVSGGQAGAENGVLSVMVGGDARIFEKAEAVMDCYSKSIRLLGDAGSGQLAKMVNQICIAGLVQGLAEGVHFAKRAGLDAEQVFDVIQHGAAGSWQMVNRHQTMIADEFDFGFAVDWMRKDLNIVLEEARKNGAKLPVTALVDQFYADVQSQGGGRFDTSSLLKRLEPGK; encoded by the coding sequence ATGAAAGTCGCATTTATTGGTCTGGGTGTTATGGGTTACCCAATGGCAGGACACCTGTCGAAGGCCGGCCATGAGGTCAAAGTCTATAACCGCACGGCTACCAAAGCGGAAGCCTGGGTAGATGATTACAAGGGCAGTTACGCACTGACCCCGGCAGCAGCAGCCGAAGGTGCCGAGATTGTTTTTACCTGTGTCGGTAATGATGATGATCTGCGCGAAGTCACCTGCACAGAGCAGGGCGTGCTGGCTGGCATGCAGGCAGGTTCTATTCTGGTTGACCACACCACCGCATCGGCTGAAATCGCCCGTGAGCTGGCTGAGCGCGCCGCTGAGCAGGGTGTCGGTTTTCTTGATGCGCCGGTATCCGGCGGTCAGGCCGGTGCTGAGAATGGCGTACTCAGCGTAATGGTTGGCGGCGATGCGCGAATCTTTGAAAAGGCTGAAGCTGTGATGGATTGTTATTCCAAATCGATCCGTTTGCTGGGGGATGCCGGTTCCGGGCAGTTAGCTAAGATGGTTAATCAGATCTGTATCGCCGGTCTGGTACAGGGTCTGGCTGAGGGTGTGCATTTTGCCAAGCGTGCCGGTCTGGATGCGGAGCAGGTATTTGACGTGATCCAGCACGGTGCTGCAGGCTCATGGCAGATGGTCAACCGCCATCAGACCATGATTGCCGACGAGTTTGATTTTGGTTTTGCGGTGGACTGGATGCGCAAAGATCTGAATATCGTCCTCGAAGAGGCACGTAAAAACGGCGCGAAATTGCCCGTAACTGCATTGGTGGATCAGTTCTATGCAGATGTGCAGTCTCAGGGGGGCGGGCGTTTTGATACATCCAGCCTGCTGAAACGGCTTGAGCCAGGAAAATAA
- the tusC gene encoding sulfurtransferase complex subunit TusC has protein sequence MSENKSVLIINRSAPYGSSAARESLDVALTCSIFEMPVSLLFLSDGIFQLLQGQSPEALEQKKLEAMLSALPMYDIDQILVCREDFEQHGLSEAQLCLPVQLIDADQIASLIQKHDTVLTF, from the coding sequence ATGAGCGAGAATAAATCCGTTCTGATTATTAATCGCAGCGCCCCCTACGGTAGCAGCGCTGCACGTGAATCGCTGGATGTGGCCCTGACCTGCTCAATTTTCGAAATGCCGGTCAGCCTGCTGTTTCTGTCTGATGGCATTTTCCAGTTACTGCAGGGGCAGTCCCCTGAGGCACTTGAGCAGAAAAAGCTTGAGGCCATGCTCAGTGCCTTACCCATGTATGACATCGATCAGATACTGGTTTGCAGGGAAGACTTCGAACAACACGGCCTGAGCGAAGCGCAACTGTGCCTGCCGGTTCAACTGATCGATGCCGATCAGATCGCTTCATTGATCCAGAAACACGACACGGTTTTGACCTTCTGA
- a CDS encoding TlpA disulfide reductase family protein has product MNHILRLCLLSLLLLTPPLHAAPANLYQLSYSDLTNTPVSLAQYKGKVILLNFWATWCPPCIKEMPSMQRLKTQLADQPFEIVAINMGEDSQSVTDFLQQLETQLSFPVLLDPDNDSFKTFKVRGLPMTLLYDQEGNLVETIMGVREWDQPSAVAGIKALIRR; this is encoded by the coding sequence ATGAATCATATACTTCGTCTGTGTTTGCTGAGCCTTTTGCTGCTGACACCTCCCCTGCACGCCGCACCCGCCAACCTGTATCAGCTCAGTTATTCCGATCTGACCAACACCCCTGTTTCGCTGGCGCAATACAAAGGCAAAGTGATACTGCTGAATTTCTGGGCAACCTGGTGTCCGCCCTGTATCAAAGAGATGCCCTCTATGCAGCGTCTGAAAACGCAGTTAGCGGATCAGCCATTTGAAATCGTTGCGATCAATATGGGTGAAGACAGCCAGTCTGTCACAGACTTCCTGCAGCAACTGGAAACGCAACTCAGTTTTCCTGTGCTGCTTGATCCGGACAATGACTCTTTTAAAACCTTCAAGGTTCGCGGTTTGCCGATGACATTGCTCTATGATCAGGAGGGTAATCTGGTAGAAACCATCATGGGGGTCAGAGAGTGGGATCAGCCCTCAGCCGTTGCAGGCATTAAGGCACTGATCCGCAGATAG
- a CDS encoding secondary thiamine-phosphate synthase enzyme YjbQ translates to MVEILTVSTGRQGLFEFTAQVQALVDRSGTEEGLCTLLIQHTSASLTIQENADPSAQHDLERWLARLVPENDSLYTHTFEGADDMPAHIKSALTSTSLSIPIKSGRLCLGTWQGVFCWEHRHHASSRKIAVHIGR, encoded by the coding sequence ATGGTAGAGATTCTTACAGTCAGCACCGGTCGTCAGGGCCTGTTTGAGTTCACCGCGCAGGTTCAGGCGCTGGTTGATCGTTCCGGGACGGAGGAGGGGTTGTGTACGTTGCTGATTCAGCATACCAGCGCCAGCCTGACGATTCAGGAGAACGCCGACCCCAGTGCACAGCATGACCTTGAGCGCTGGCTGGCGCGGTTGGTGCCGGAAAACGATTCGCTTTACACCCATACCTTTGAGGGCGCGGATGATATGCCGGCCCACATTAAAAGTGCTCTGACCAGCACCAGTTTGTCGATACCGATAAAATCCGGCCGGTTATGTCTGGGGACCTGGCAGGGTGTGTTTTGCTGGGAGCATAGACATCATGCTTCCTCACGCAAGATAGCCGTTCATATCGGTCGGTAG
- a CDS encoding pyridoxal-phosphate-dependent aminotransferase family protein: MTTSFHPPQRTLMGPGPSDVSPRVLAAMARPTIGHLDPEFIRMMDELKGMLKSLFKTDNELTLPVSAPGSAGMEACFVNLVEPGDKVIVCQNGVFGGRMKENVERFGGECILLQDDWGKPVDPEKVKAAFAEHDDVKVLAFVHAETSTGVRSDARTLCQIAKENGALTIVDAVTSLGGIEVDVDGWGIDAIYSGTQKCLSCPPGISPVSFSPRAVEAVKNRKTPVPSWFLDKNLVMGYWGGGGKRAYHHTAPVNSLYALHEALVMVEEEGLENAWARHQKLHLALRAGLEAMGIGFLVDEESRLPQLNSVMIPEGVDDAQVRTALLQNYNLEIGAGLGDLAGKVWRIGLMGSACTQRNVMLCLDALENTLSAMQAPINTGVAAQAAAAVLAE; this comes from the coding sequence ATGACAACCTCTTTCCACCCGCCCCAGCGGACGCTGATGGGCCCGGGCCCCTCCGATGTGAGTCCACGTGTACTGGCTGCTATGGCGCGGCCCACCATCGGCCACCTTGATCCTGAATTCATCCGGATGATGGATGAACTTAAAGGCATGCTGAAAAGCCTGTTCAAAACCGACAACGAACTCACGCTACCGGTTTCCGCACCGGGTTCTGCCGGAATGGAAGCGTGCTTTGTTAACCTGGTTGAGCCGGGTGACAAGGTGATTGTCTGCCAGAACGGCGTTTTCGGTGGTCGGATGAAAGAGAATGTTGAGCGCTTCGGTGGCGAATGCATTTTGTTGCAGGATGACTGGGGTAAGCCGGTTGATCCTGAGAAAGTAAAAGCAGCCTTTGCCGAACATGATGATGTTAAGGTGCTGGCTTTTGTTCACGCCGAAACGTCGACCGGTGTGCGTTCCGATGCCCGCACTTTATGCCAGATTGCCAAGGAAAACGGTGCCCTGACGATTGTCGATGCGGTTACCTCACTGGGTGGTATTGAGGTTGATGTCGATGGCTGGGGAATCGATGCGATCTATTCTGGTACCCAGAAGTGTCTGTCCTGCCCACCGGGTATCTCGCCGGTCAGCTTCAGCCCTCGGGCAGTTGAAGCCGTGAAAAACCGGAAAACGCCGGTGCCGAGCTGGTTTCTGGATAAGAATCTGGTCATGGGTTACTGGGGAGGCGGCGGTAAACGTGCCTACCACCATACGGCTCCGGTTAATTCCCTTTACGCTTTGCATGAAGCTTTGGTAATGGTTGAGGAAGAAGGGCTGGAAAATGCCTGGGCCCGTCATCAGAAGCTGCATCTGGCACTGCGCGCAGGGCTGGAAGCGATGGGGATCGGCTTTCTGGTTGATGAAGAGAGCCGTCTGCCACAGCTCAACTCCGTTATGATTCCTGAAGGTGTCGATGATGCTCAGGTGCGCACTGCGCTCCTGCAGAACTACAATCTGGAGATCGGCGCAGGGCTTGGTGATCTGGCAGGTAAAGTATGGCGCATCGGCCTCATGGGCAGCGCCTGCACTCAGCGTAACGTCATGCTGTGTCTGGATGCACTGGAGAACACACTGAGCGCGATGCAGGCACCGATCAATACCGGTGTGGCAGCACAGGCAGCAGCGGCTGTTCTGGCTGAATAA
- the tusB gene encoding sulfurtransferase complex subunit TusB yields the protein MTLHLLNKSPENQPLIQRMLQSMAQGDALLLIEDGVYNALPAYQPAFNNLPENVSLFALEADYQARGLTGQISAQFTPANDRMFVRLSCEHSKVVSWF from the coding sequence ATGACCCTACACCTGCTGAATAAATCGCCTGAAAACCAACCGTTGATTCAACGGATGCTGCAGAGCATGGCTCAGGGTGATGCCCTGCTTCTGATTGAGGATGGCGTGTACAACGCACTGCCTGCTTATCAGCCTGCCTTTAACAACCTTCCTGAGAATGTCTCCCTGTTTGCGCTCGAGGCTGACTACCAGGCCCGCGGCCTCACAGGCCAGATCTCTGCGCAGTTTACGCCTGCCAACGACAGGATGTTTGTGCGCCTCAGTTGCGAACACTCCAAAGTCGTGAGCTGGTTTTAA
- a CDS encoding Bax inhibitor-1/YccA family protein, giving the protein MNFEDTMRNINTYQTQSGASALQTNKVLRNTYFLLGLTLAWSALIAGVAAVMALPHPGFLITIVGFYGLLYLTEKNRNSGLGLLFVFMLTGFMGYTLGPIINYATVGGGSEIVMTALGGTALAFFVTSAYALTTKRDLSFLAGMLMTGFVVLIVAVIANIFLQMPALTLAISAMFILFSSAAIMFTTQQIVNGGETNYISATVTLYVSIYNIFISLLNMLGIMDD; this is encoded by the coding sequence ATGAATTTCGAGGACACTATGCGTAACATCAACACATATCAAACACAGTCCGGAGCCTCTGCGCTGCAGACCAACAAGGTGCTGAGAAACACCTATTTCCTGCTTGGTCTGACCCTCGCATGGTCCGCTCTGATCGCCGGTGTTGCTGCTGTGATGGCACTGCCCCATCCAGGCTTCCTGATCACCATCGTCGGCTTCTATGGCCTGCTCTATCTGACCGAGAAAAACCGCAACAGCGGTCTTGGCCTGCTGTTCGTATTTATGCTGACAGGCTTTATGGGCTACACCCTGGGGCCGATCATTAACTACGCCACTGTCGGCGGAGGCAGCGAGATTGTGATGACCGCACTGGGCGGTACAGCACTGGCATTCTTCGTTACTTCTGCATATGCCCTGACCACTAAACGCGACCTCTCCTTCCTGGCGGGCATGCTGATGACAGGCTTTGTGGTACTGATCGTGGCTGTCATTGCCAACATCTTCCTGCAGATGCCGGCACTGACACTGGCTATCTCTGCGATGTTTATCCTGTTCTCCTCTGCAGCGATCATGTTCACTACTCAGCAGATCGTTAATGGCGGTGAGACTAACTACATCTCAGCGACGGTGACACTGTATGTCTCCATCTACAACATCTTTATCAGCCTGCTGAATATGCTTGGCATCATGGACGACTGA
- a CDS encoding TusE/DsrC/DsvC family sulfur relay protein — MGIAFDDEGYLRNLADWSPAVAEQVASAEGIELSAAHWEIIEVIRDFYQQFELSPAMRPLVKAVAIKLGPEKGKSIYLMKLFPGSPAKLVAKIAGLPKPDNCL; from the coding sequence ATGGGTATAGCATTTGACGACGAGGGCTACCTGCGCAATCTGGCAGACTGGAGCCCGGCTGTAGCAGAACAGGTCGCCAGCGCTGAAGGGATCGAGCTGAGCGCTGCACACTGGGAGATTATTGAGGTGATCCGCGATTTCTATCAGCAATTCGAACTCTCCCCCGCCATGCGCCCGCTGGTGAAAGCTGTTGCCATTAAATTAGGCCCGGAGAAAGGTAAGAGTATCTACCTTATGAAACTGTTCCCGGGCAGCCCGGCCAAGCTCGTTGCTAAAATTGCCGGTTTACCCAAACCCGATAATTGCCTTTGA